A DNA window from Gigantopelta aegis isolate Gae_Host chromosome 4, Gae_host_genome, whole genome shotgun sequence contains the following coding sequences:
- the LOC121369982 gene encoding sorting nexin-18-like, producing MSCGGDKSVRLSKGSFSKSWNPELFVLFQDSTLAWYKNEKAIEPKGSVFLKDVCQFLAVGLICQQVPNRPELPSGGRLSNMMGIPLKPNKKTKMVWAVCSSEEDLKSWVEAIIGVLPPPPQPPQQGHPGAPPPGGPPPVAPPPGFHPGVTQGQPGYPPPQQGYGGQAPSYPPPQQGYGANRPQQGGYPRQQQAGGQGGGGTTVIVQDRGGRGGGGGSDGMGGFATGECSVYCTVSL from the exons AGGGTTCCTTTTCAAAGAGCTGGAATCCCGAACTATTCGTTTTATTCCAGGACAGCACCCTAGCCTGGTACAAAAATGAAAAAGCCATTGAGCCAAAAGGGAGTGTCTTTTTGAAG GACGTGTGTCAGTTTCTTGCTGTGGGGTTAATATGCCAGCAAGTGCCAAATCGCCCAGAACTGCCGTCAGGTGGCCGACTTTCTAACATGATGGGAATTCCCTTGAAACCCAACAAGAAGACGAAGATGGTGTGGGCAGTGTGTTCATCTGAAGAGGACCTCAA GTCCTGGGTTGAGGCTATAATTGGTGTG TTGCctccaccaccacaaccaccacagCAGGGCCATCCTGGTGCCCCACCTCCAGGGGGCCCTCCACCAGTGGCCCCACCCCCAGGATTCCACCCAGGAGTTACCCAAG gCCAGCCAGGATACCCACCTCCTCAACAAGGATATGGTGGGCAGGCCCCATCATACCCACCTCCACAACAAGGCTATGGTGCTAACAGACCTCAACAAGGTGGTTACCCCCGGCAACAGCAGGCTGGTGGCCAAGGAGGAGGAGGCACCACAGTGATAGTGCAGGACAGAGGTGGTCGTGGAGGAGGAGGGGGGTCAGATGGAATGGGCGGCTTTGCCACCGGTGAGTGTTCAGTATACTGTACTGTTAGCCTATGA
- the LOC121372250 gene encoding uncharacterized protein LOC121372250: MSCGGEKSVELTRNAARSKAGHMRRFNKSSFSKSWDQELFILYGDSTLAWFKDERSIQPKGRIVLKDVCQFLAVGMVCQQVPNRPELPEGGRIEHLIGIPKQASKNAEMVWALCSSEEDIKSWIMAIVAVLPQPQNGGQPSGGTAPPQTIQQQPGAPQSSQLVQSQGTHYSQGQYQQSQNMRRKQKNYDNSSTTVIIQDDRRRRSSGSGDFLTGLLIGSALGGHNHMGSHFGFGMGWGGDHYGHGYHDYGPDYHIENNYYTTNTNIENTEINETNIENNFDGDNADGEQVGEGDESEQVEGEQVEGEPADEGEPAQEEELVQEEELVQEEELVQEGGEDELEQDFQEIENLMKEVEEMEEMAEGGEECDEGEYEDEDAECEPNDEECEPELKEEDPVEEEPYDDCEPDDCGDYGDEDC, from the exons ATGTCGTGTGGCGGCGAAAAATCCGTAGAATTAACAA GAAATGCCGCTAGATCAAAGGCTGGGCACATGAGGAGATTTAACA AGAGTTCCTTTTCAAAGAGTTGGGATCAAgaactatttattttatacgGAGACAGCACTCTAGCCTGGTTCAAAGATGAACGTAGCATTCAGCCCAAAGGGCGTATCGTGCTTAAG GATGTTTGCCAATTCCTTGCCGTCGGAATGGTTTGCCAGCAAGTTCCGAATCGCCCAGAACTACCAGAAGGTGGACGTATCGAGCACCTGATTGGAATCCCTAAACAAGCCAGCAAGAACGCAGAGATGGTGTGGGCGTTATGCTCAAGTGAAGAGGATATAAA ATCATGGATAATGGCCATAGTTGCGGTG cTTCCACAACCACAGAATGGTGGACAGCCAAGTGGTGGTACAGCTCCTCCCCAAACAATCCAACAACAGCCAGGAGCACCACAGTCTTCACAACTAGTACAGTCTCAAGGCACTCACTACTCTCAGG GTCAGTACCAACAGTCACAGAATATGCGACGGAAGCAGAAAAATTATGACAACTCATCGACGACTGTGATCATTCAAGATGATCGGCGACGACGATCAAGTGGAAGTGGTGACTTTTTAACTG gACTGCTCATTGGAAGTGCCTTAGGAGGTCATAATCACATGGGCTCACATTTTGGCTTTGGAATGGGATGGGGAGGTGACCATTACGGTCATGGATATCATGATTATGGGCCAGATTACCACATAGAAAACAATTATtacacaaccaacacaaacattgagaacactgaaattaatgaaacaaatattgaaaacaattttgATGGCGACAATGCCGATGGTGAGCAGGTTGGTGAAGGTGATGAAAGTGAACAGGTTGAAGGTGAGCAAGTTGAAGGTGAACCGGCTGATGAAGGTGAGCCGGCTCAGGAAGAAGAGCTGGTTCAAGAAGAAGAGCTGGTTCAAGAAGAAGAGCTGGTTCAGGAAGGTGGAGAGGATGAACTTGAGCAAGACTTTCAAGAAATAGAAAATTTAATGAAAGAAGTTGAGGAAATGGAGGAAATGGCGGAAGGCGGAGAAGAATGCGATGAAGGTGAATATGAGGATGAGGATGCAGAATGTGAGCCTAACGATGAAGAATGTGAGCCCGAACTCAAGGAGGAAGATCCAGTAGAGGAAGAGCCATATGATGACTGCGAGCCAGACGATTGTGGTGACTATGGGGATGAAGattgttaa